The window AGGGTCAACGTGGACAAGGTCTTGGAGCGCGACCAGAAGCTCACGGAGCTGGACGACCGGGCCGACGCCTTGCAAGCGGGAGCCTCCCAGTTTGAGACGAATGCCGCCAAGCTGAAGAGGAAGTACTGGTGGAAGAACTGCAAGGTGAGCGCGCCTTCGGCccttgtctcctcctcctccttcttcccacaTTTTCTTCAAAAGCCAtataataaaaggaaggaagagaagccaaatggaaaagtacaaagtgtgttgtcgaaggctttcatggccaaaatcacagggttgctgtgcaTCTTCCAAGCAGCATGGCCATGccccagaagcactctctcctgatgttttgcccacatctatttcaggcatcctcagagtttgtgaggtatattggaaactaagcaagggaggtttatgtatctatgggaggtccaggatgggagaattgcagcattcacttgtctgttggaggcaagtgtgaatgttgcaatcggccaccttgaagttgcatttaatggccttgcaacttcaaagcctgctgcttcctgcctggggaatcctttgttgggaggtactaattttaagtttttaaaaataccgaATAGCCagatttgaagtgactggcttgagttcttgtgggtttttcgggctatatggccatgttctagaggcattctctcctgacgtttcgcctgcatctatggcaagcatcctcagaggtagaggtctgttggaattaggacaatgggtttatatatctgtggaatggctggggtggggcaaggagctcttccctgctgcaattaggtgtgaatgtttagctaatcaccttcattagcatttgaaggcctgcctgaacctgggaaaatctgttgctgggaggtgttaatctgtgcctggtttcttcctctctgttgtttagctgttataattttggagttttttaatactggtagccagattttgttcattttcatggtctcctcctttctgttgaaattgtccacatgcttcttgtggatttcaatggcttctctgtgtagtctgacatggtggttgttggtgtggtccagcatttctgtgttttcaaatactctgctgtgtccaggctggttcatcgtgtgctctgctatggctggcttctctggttgaagtagtctgcagtgcctttcatgttccttgatgcgtgtctgggtgctgcgtttggtggtccctatggagacttgtccccatctgcatgggatacaatggtagactcctgcagaggtgagaggatccctcttgtcctttgctgaacggagcatttgttggattttcttggtgggtttgtagattgtttgtatgttgtgtttcctcatcagcttccctctgcggtcagtggttcccttgatgtctggcaggaacactttccctctgggtggatcttcatctttactctcgtggcttcttcttggttgtcttgcagctcttctgacgtctgaggtggagtctcccttggcctggagagcccagttgaggtggttcagttcatcttggaggaggtgggcttcgcagattctttttgcatggtctgccaaggctttgatggtgcttcttttttgacttgggtgatgactggcttgactctgaaggagctgggggtggtgacggtcgataATGAGCTCCggagtgggctggtccgtgaggtcacaaagagtcagaagcgactgaacgaggcgactcgaggcagtttacatttGGCCATCAATGCCCACAAGataaaattactgtatatacttgagtataagtctgGTTTTTCAGCCGTTtttataggctgaaaaagttcctctcggcttatactcgggtcaatgttatttcatattttgctctgttgttattattttcagtacatgtattattttactctataatacATGTAATGAATCTGCATCTGTGATGTTGaagggagcgagagcagggcctccccggatgatcttggaTTACGAGGAGGGACggaggggtggatgcgttcggacaagtaagctgggccagaactgtatagagcagcggttctcaacctgggggttgcgacacCCAGGGGGGTCAagtggccattttggaggggtcgtgaggccgCCTCCGTTGGTCCCGCCCCAAGGGCGTGGGCCAGGCGAGGGTCCTGCCTCGCCTACCTCGCACTCTCGCCATCCGGCAAGGGCGCGAGGCAGGCGAGGAGTCCTCCGTACAAGGCCTGGCCTTGCGGAAAACCCGCCTCGCCTGCCTCTCGCTCTCGCCATCCAGCAAGGGCATGAGGCAGGCAAGGGATCCTCCGCAGGAGGCCTTGGgtgcatcttcaaaggcagccccacgtagagcgcgttgcagtaatctattcaggatgtaaccagagcgtggaccaccatggccagatcagacttcccaaggtacgggcacaactggtgcacatgttttaactatgcaaaagctcccctggccaccgccgagacatggggttccaggctcagcgatgaatccaggaggacccccaagctgtgaaccCATGCCTTCAagaggagtgtgaccccgtccagcacaggttccgaccctataccccgttcagccttgcgactgaccaggagggcttctgtcttgtctggattcaacttcaatgtgctcgccctcatccagactgtcacagtggccaggcaccggttcaggacttggacaacctccttagcatctggtggaaacgagtgatagagttgggcgtcatctgcgtacagatggcatcgaactccaaaactccggatgatctcacccagcggcttcttCAGggaggccagaaaactcacagcaaccatgaaagccttcgacgacacaTTACCAAGAACATCCTGACCACAAGAAGAGCTCTCTGCCTTATTTGGAGGCTTCTAAGCAgaatttggatggccatctgtcaagagggattgaatggtgtcttcctgcctggcaggttAGGCTGGAAGGGGCCCATGGGGGTCCCGTCCAACCTTGTAATTCAATGATTCTGTATTATtttctgtcaggttttacaatgttttgtaatgtaatatagctgagtcatgcactgctaataggcttctattggaaatgctgagtcatgcattgactgtatatagggaatcatttggggaatgtgttctggcctagtccaggtgattgtgaatgatgtaatcctgggtctgagttaagtcaatgagttgggaaccaatcagagattgctatgtgtaaaggtacagaattgtatataaggaagtcgtgtacagtgtattctctccctctccttgtgctgtgatgctgttcgtcgaaggctctatgtaatgtattaaaggaacctgtctgctaagacaagatataaccgtgtgctgtgtattaagtttgtagtgtcatctagattggagggggaaacaatgcactgctaataggcttctattggaaatgctgagttatGCTttcactgtatatagggaatcatttggggaatgtgttctggcctagtccaggtgattgtgaatgatgtaatcctgggtctgagataagttaatgagttgggaaccaatcagagattgctatgtgtaaaggtacagaattgtatataaggaagtcgtgtacagtgtattctctccctctccttgtgctgtgatgctgtttgccgaaggctctatgtaatgtattaaaggaacctgtctgctaagacaagatataaccgtgtgctgtgggaagtttgtagtgtcatctagattggaggggaaaacaatgcactgctaataggcttctattggaaatgctgagtcatgcattaactgtatatagggaatcatttggggaatgtgttctggcctagtccaggtgattgtaaatgatgcaatcctgggtctgagataagttaatgagttgggaaccaatcagagattgctatgtgtaaaggtacagaattgtatataaggaagtcgtgtacagtgtattctctccctctccttgtgctgtgatgctgttcgtcgaaggctctatgtaatgtattaaaggaacctgtctgctaagacaagatataaccgtgtgctgtggtaagtttgtagtgtcatctagattggagggggaaacaatgcactgctaataggcttctattggaaatgctgagtcatgtaACTAGGCCAGAAtatgttctggcctagtccaggtgattgtgaatgatgcaatcctgggtctgagataagttaatgagttgggaaccaatcagagattgctatgtgtaaagatacagaattgtatataaggaagtcgtgtacagtgtattctccctctccttgtgctgtgatgctgtttgccgaaggctctatgtaatgtattaaaggaacctgtctgctaagacaagatataaccgtgtgctgtggtaagtttgtagtgtcatctagattggaggggaaaacaatgcactgctaataggcttctattggaaatgctgagtcatgcattaactgtatatagggaatcatttggggaatgtgttctggcctagtccaggtgattgtgaatgatgtaatcctgggtctgagttaagttaatgagttgagaacgaatcagagattgctatgtgtaattgtatagaattgtagataaggaagtcatgtacagtgtgtatctctccttgtgctgtgatgctggaagaagctactggaaagcgctgaagttgtgcaactgatctgctgctgaattgtgaaattaatctcaacatttTCTTATTTGTCTTGCCAGATGTGGGCCATATTGATCGCCGTGGTCGTGGTCCTCTTAATCATCATCATTGGTAAGTTCTTCGCCACGACTCCGGATAATGTCACCATTTCTGTTTGGGTCTCAAAGGTTAACCTACTGCATATTAAGGTCTCTTCGTAAaacaattttgtgtgtgtgtggtttctcAATGCAGTTTGGAGCGTGTCTTCGTGAGCGGCGGCGAGCCAAGGAAGCTGACCCCTTGGCAAGGAACGCCCGTCTCCTGCACCCTCACCTGCGGCACGGTCACACTTTCCCACGGTGCCCAAATCGAACCTTATTTCGGACAGACGCGTCTACTCTTTTGTCGTTCTTCAATTGCTGAAACGTGTAAACTAAATGCTAATTTGGTGGGTTGAGGCTGCCGAGGAGAGCTCTGCGAGTTCCGGGAGGAAAGGGCGTTTATTTCACGGCCTGTTCTGTTCtggaattgcaattcccaatggCCTTTCCTTCATCCCCACTTGGAAAATCTCTTTCTTGGACGAGGGCACCCTCCTCACTTGCACATGTGCCAAACCGTATAATattaaagtattgtcgaaggttttcatggccggaatcactgggttgttgtagagtttttcaggttgtatggccatggtctagaggcattctctcctgacgtttcgcctccatctacagcaagcatcctcagaggtagtgaggtctgttggaagtaggaaagtgggtttatatatctgtggaatgaccagggtgggacaaaggactcttgtctgctggagctaggtgtgaatgtttcaactaattttcatgctaatcaaggtggtgagttgaaacattcacacctagctccaacagacaagagtcctttgtcccacccgggtcattccacagatatataaaccctttttcctacttccaacagacctcactacctctgaggatgcttgccgtagatgcaggcgaaacgtcaggagagaatgcttctagaacatggccatacagcccgaaaaaacgcaCAATAACCCTgtgtaatattaaataaaataataataaatacaaattattattattattattattattattattattattattattattattgaatgtcAAACCAGTTTTCATTAGTGCCTTCTTGGATGAGGGGAACCTCTCACATGCAAATGTGCCTTGATTGAACAGTGTATTactaaatacagggttagtcaaaatgcataggccaataagccattcaattgaatggcttattggcctatgcattttgactaaccctgtataataataataataataataataataataataataataataaaaataataataataataataaatcattttattattgttgttattgttgattaAGTGGCAAACCCGTTTTCTTGTGTGGGGGAATCCTCTCACCTGCAAATATGCCACACACAGCCTTAATTAAACAGGGTAATACTAATactaaatttcattattattattattattgattaagtGGCAAACCCGTTTTCATTTGTGCCTTCTTGGATGAGGGGAACCTCTCATATGCAAATGTTCC is drawn from Anolis sagrei isolate rAnoSag1 chromosome 13, rAnoSag1.mat, whole genome shotgun sequence and contains these coding sequences:
- the VAMP3 gene encoding vesicle-associated membrane protein 3; translated protein: MSTSGPTGAAASSSSVSGSNRRLQQTQNQVDEVVDIMRVNVDKVLERDQKLTELDDRADALQAGASQFETNAAKLKRKYWWKNCKMWAILIAVVVVLLIIIIVWSVSS